The Cyanobacteriota bacterium genome contains the following window.
AGCTGCCTGCCGTGACCGAGGCAAGGTCAATCTCAGTCTTGGCCCCGATCAAGATGGTTCGGTGATTTGTGGGGATCAAAGTCGGAACTCTCCGGTGCAGTATCAAGCCTATGTCGCTACCCTATCGGATTTACTGTCTGGTATGGGTCTAGCTGGTATTCGTAGCTATATGCAAGCCAATCCACAGGTTTCGCCCCGGTTTGTAGCCGCGATCGCCCGCACGCCTAATGGTACCCGACTCGTGCGCGACGAGGTGCGCAAAGCCCTGGCAGATAGCGCCATTGTGGCCGGAGAGTCGCCATCCGTGAACCTATTAACCGATCAGGTTTTACAACGGGCGTTGCCTATCCTGCGCAACCCTGCTGCCCTGCAGTCACTCTACGGCACATCAAGCCAATATCGCCAAGTGGTGCAAACTTTCTGTACCCCCCCCGGAACTTCGGTTGAGCAATTGAAGTCTGCCATTCCCCAGCTTAATTCTGTGCAACTTTATGCCATCTGTGTGAAAGAATCAGGACTAGCCGATGAGATACTAGGACAACTGGTTAAGTAGCAATTAGTGATTATGGTTCGTGTTCGTCTAGCACCTAGCCCAACTGGGAATTTACACATCGGCACTGCTCGCACGGGAGTGTTTAATTGGCTGTTTGCCCGTCATCACGGCGGTCAGTTTATCTTGCGGATAGAAGATACCGATGTGGAGCGATCGCGCCCAGAATACACCCAAAACATTCTCGATGGTCTGACATGGTTGGGATTGACCTGGGATGAGGGGCCAATTTTTCAGTCCCAGCGAATGGACTTATACCGACAACGGATTCAAGATTTGCTAGATAGGGGCTTAGCTTACCGTGCTTACGATACACCAGAGGAACTAGAGGCTATGCGAGAGGCTCAGAAGGCTCGCCACGAAGCCCCTCGCTATGACAATCGCCATCGCCACCTGACCTCGGAGCAAGAGGCTGAGTATATTGCTCAGGGACGACAGCCCGTGATTCGGTTTAAGATTGATGACGATCGAGACATTTCTTGGACTGACCTGGTTCGGGGCACCGTCACCTGGAAGGGTCGAGATTTGGGGGGCGATATGGTTATTGCTAGAGCCGCTGCTGCCGATGACATTGGCCAACCCCTCTATAACTTTGTGGTGGTGGTGGATGATATTGACATGCAAATCACCCACGTCATTCGGGGAGAAGATCATGTGGGCAACACTCCCAAGCAGATTTTGCTGTACGAGGCGTTTGGTGTGCCAGTGCCGCAGTTTGGCCACACCCCTCTGATTCTGAACCAGCAGGGAGCCAAACTCTCTAAGCGGGACGGGGTGACATCGATCAGCGATTTTCAGCAGATGGGGTACATTTCAGCGGCGATCGCCAACTACATGACCCTACTGGGCTGGTCACCACCAGAGGGTATGGCAGAGATTTTTACCCTTTCAGAAGCTGCTGCTGTCTTTGGTTTTGAACGAGTCAATAAGGCTGGGGCTAGATTTGACTGGGATAAACTCAACTGGATCAACAGCCAGTATCTTCACCAAATGTCAATTCCAACTCTTACCGATGCGTTGATTCCCCTATGGCAGGCAGCAGGTTATACGGTTGATAGTGACAGTGATCGTCCTTGGTTAGAGGCACTTACAGCCCTTCTAGCTCCTAGCTTGGTGCGGTTATCCGATGCTGTAGAGCAAGCTCAGTTGTTTTTCACACCCCTCACCATGACCCCAGACGCAACGGCACAGCTTCAGCAACCCCAAGCCAAGGAAGCCATG
Protein-coding sequences here:
- the gltX gene encoding glutamate--tRNA ligase, with the protein product MMVRVRLAPSPTGNLHIGTARTGVFNWLFARHHGGQFILRIEDTDVERSRPEYTQNILDGLTWLGLTWDEGPIFQSQRMDLYRQRIQDLLDRGLAYRAYDTPEELEAMREAQKARHEAPRYDNRHRHLTSEQEAEYIAQGRQPVIRFKIDDDRDISWTDLVRGTVTWKGRDLGGDMVIARAAAADDIGQPLYNFVVVVDDIDMQITHVIRGEDHVGNTPKQILLYEAFGVPVPQFGHTPLILNQQGAKLSKRDGVTSISDFQQMGYISAAIANYMTLLGWSPPEGMAEIFTLSEAAAVFGFERVNKAGARFDWDKLNWINSQYLHQMSIPTLTDALIPLWQAAGYTVDSDSDRPWLEALTALLAPSLVRLSDAVEQAQLFFTPLTMTPDATAQLQQPQAKEAMQAVVAALAGYPTLSSEDVQAIVGNVVKTLGVKKGVVMKSLRAALTGSLQGPDLTQSLILFHQKGLATTRIQQAISE